TGTCATTGGAATGAAGGGAAGCACGACAACATTTATCTATCTACAACAGAAGTGTATAAAAAAGGTTCCCTTACTTTGATTTATGTTCATacatttttaatatgtattgAAAGAATAAACAAGAAGACAAGACAAAACCTGTGATACACCATATATAGATACCTTGACCTATTGTTTCAGCAACATACAATGAAGTTAACAATAACCTTTACCGTGTTTTCATTTATAATGCATAGATATTGTTGTGCCATGGAAGCCCATTCTAACGACCTAGTTAACCCGACGTTAGGAATGATAGACCTCTACAAATGGAAGGCCGTACACTCCaaaagacatattttttgcCATTTTCGATAATCCCTCTGTTTCGATGTGATGATCAAATATTTCTTCCGGAAATACAAGACCTTTTCTATGACATTCGGCTTTGATCAGTAGAGTACATCCTCCCACCCCATCCAGCGGTACTACCCGACCTTCCGCCCGGAGGTCAGATAAGTACAGCCGGAGTGTGGCGCTGTACCCTTCCACCACAAGTTCGTAAGGTTTCAGACTCTTTTGGTTCCTAATTGAATCCTCTGTTTCCCGCCAAGTGTTCTTGTCATAGACGCGGTCTACGCCGCCGGAGGAGAAGAGACAGAGGGGCGTTACCACGTCCTTGTCGGCGTGTAACAACTGTTCGATAAGGTCTGGAGGCATACTACCGACGTCACTGTCAATCCACAACACGTAGTCTTCGTCTTGTAGGCCTCCTCGTAGGAGAAGGTTTCGCGCCTGCGCAAGATgttttctgcgtttatattgaACCGATATATGATGTATATCGCTCCAGCCGCCACCTATTTGTCCCGTGATGTTAAAATGGAGAACATCTGTTCTCCGGAATCCAAAATCCTTTAAGTCTTTAGCGACTTCGTGAGCCATCGTGAGTGTGCCATCATGGCTACCATCCTCACCAAACACAACAGAAATAAGGTGGTGAGGGTACTCCAGGTGGTTAATTTCACGCACGTAGTTAATCAAACTCTTCTTGCTGTTGTGAATGGGCGTCAGAATCACTACAGTTTGGATGTATTTTCTCGGTTTCAATGTTAAGTGTTTTTCCATGATGGTTTTGTTCAACCTGTACACCCTATCTGTTGTAGAAACACGAGGCACGGGGATAATGAAGTTGAGTGTAtcggtatatttatgtttagaCATATTGATATCGTCAGCCGATGGAGCCTGGTGCTGTGCCGATATATTGTCGCCCTCCAGAGCTCGTACTACCATCTCTCTGACGTCTCCCATCGTATCATACACCGAGCCTTTCACGGGTTCCCATTTTAGCGAGTTATACACCCCAGATTCGCTGACGTCACTGAAAGTTTTCTCGCGGGAATAGTAACCGTCCACAGCGTTGCTGAGCCAGCGCGACCGACTATTGGTCAGGAAGAGCATCAGAAGTCCGAGCATGTTTACAGTCATAATGGCCGTGACCACGGTCAGTTTAGATCGCCGTACACTCATTGTTAGTGTGTGTCCTATCGTTCGTCACGTCACGTGATCATTAAATGCTGGACTGGCTGCATGATAACATCCTGTAGGCTTAGTACAGTATGCCTAGATCTGTGTTGTATGTCTGTCAAACGGCTATCGGGCATAGCCTTCCCTCAGACCTGTAACACACAACAGAtctgtgttgtttgtctgtCAAACGGCTATCGGGCATAGCCTTCCCTCAGACCTGTAACACACAACAGATCTCTGTCGTTTGTCTGTCAAACGGCTATCGGGCATAGCCTTCCCTCAGACCTGTAACACACAAACAACATATATAGGTAAATGTAGAGTCTGAACGTAACCTTCAGCACTCCTGCAAATAGCTGGTCaccaaaaacacaaacaaacgtCAAACTAAACAACATTTTTTGACATAAAAACACTCAagcaacaaacaaacaaccaaacattgtttatagtggtagatatcattagataccatatacagtataacttgtctaaaccggataTGATCGGGACCAGTCTATTTGttcggtttatacaggtgtccggtttatagaggatataaccttatcacaatatgttcacatggaaatcatcagaagaattttgtttattacagcacaaacatttattctcacatatgtacatggtagAACACAGAATTCCATTCTGCCTTTACTTGGTTtctgaggtgtacatgtatgatcCATTTCTCTCGATGTGCTACATTCAAATGAACTCTCAGAAgttatttgtatgttttattattagaatTGACCGTAaaaagtattcacaaatacaatatacatgtaacaaaaccgtCGAATGAAGGTGGTCACTATCTAGCCCTTAGTATACCCGTACAGGTAAATCCCCTTAGTCACCTCATGATCAGtcccatgttgtgaaaacattgtTGACGGTTTGCCAAAGTTAATTTTACGTTAAGGTATAATAACATTTCCTAGACAGTTCCAGTTTTCAGAGTATACAGGTTCCGGATTATGCAGGTTTTGGGTACTATGgtttattaagaaatttgccGGGACCAAACGAATTAATCGGTATAGACAAGTTTCCGGTTTATACAGGgttcggtttagacaagttatactgtacatgtataaaatgacCTAAAATAGGCCACATGTCATCCGATATGGGTCTATTAAAGACAACGCTAACATTATGAGTGTTTGTACACAAGCATTATACATATCATGAATATGTAAATCAATTTGTAAAAATTAAAGTGAAGAATTAGAAAGTATCCTCATATTGTTAAAATACGATATTGTTGGAAAGGGGACCACACGTTTGTCTTCTCAAGTTTAGAATATGGTGTTCCAAACAAAACTACTTTGTCTTCTCAAGTTTAGAATATGGTGTTCCAAACAAATCTACTTTGTCTTCTCAAGTTTAGAATATGGTGTTCCAAACAAATCTACTTTGTCTTCTCAAGTTCAGAATATGGTGTTCCAAACAAATCTACTTTGTCTTCTCAAGTTCAGAATATGGTGTTCCAAACAAATCTACTTTGTCTTCTCAAGTTCAGAATATGGTGTTCCAAACAAATCTACTTTGTCTTCTCAAGTTTACAATATGGTGTTCCAAACAAATCTACTTTGTCTTCTCAAGTTTAGAATATGGAGTTCCAAACAAATCTACTTTATCTTCTCAAGTTTAGAATATGGTGTTCCAAACAAAGCTACTTTTTTATCTCCAGTTGTGATTGTTGTTCTTTACAGTTATAAACAGAAGACAGAATCAAGTTGTTTTACGATTGGATGTGGCAGATGGAATAATACACCGAGAGAACAAAGAATATGTAGCATATCGTATGTAACTTCAatgataaacattatttattaaCTGTGCTGGCGATCAATTATTATCTAATAGAAAGAATTTTATATCTAGATACTATTATGAAagaccaatttttttttttatatttgatactcTTATGTACAAAATTTATTATCGTTATACAAGATATCGGTTAATCAATATACCAGTATatcctatatatattattgtagatgtgtaatatgtactgcattatgttattgttggtgctgtttacatgtttatcagatggcccgtccagccatgcCATATGGACATGTCATGAatatatcgtaagacacatgtgtaataacactattgtgtaAATGTATCAAACTTGTTAAATGATCTGATATGCTactcgcctaaaggctcgtggcatatcaaattattgaactcgtttgataaattgcATATTATAtagtcactcatgtaagatcctctacaTACACTGTATGTCCCGCATCATTATAGAGGTCATgctaaacataaaataattggacagataaatcaataaataatttaGGATATATGGTTAGAACAGCAAAGTTCGTCACCGTCAAAATCTGAGGTCATAGAAAATTGTGTCAGTTATTACACAGTGCACATTTGTACAAGTAGACAACCGAATCAATGTATAGATatgatacagtacatgtacctgTCGACTGTAACAAAAATCCCTCAAGCTTGATGTGTCTGAAGCTAGATCCGTACTACGGATATTTTACCAATCACTGCCAATGTATCAACCTAACGTTGTTAATTGAAGGTTATCTTATTATGTCGTTGGTTTTGATGGACCTTTAAGTTTAGTGACATGAGCATGTAGGTCGGCAAACAGTTCTATATACCATAAAACACTTATCTACCTAATTTCATTTCGAGACGACACGCTGATCACCTGCTACAAATACACGTCATGATCAGTGTACAGGTGTACCGATtgctgtacaatgtatatatacgaCTCGACgctatatatatagacacaaatatgtgacacttattatatcacaataaaatgttacttaccCGAGAGAGGAATCCACAACAATAGCCAGTAACGATGTCCTCTCTTTACCTCTCCATACCTGTATGTGTAATTCTGTAATCAACACAGGTAGGTCAAAGGTCGTACAGGTAAAACGGAAGAAACCACAAACCGGTATCTAGTTCCATTCAACCCCGATTATTTTTGCCCGCAGTACCAGTTGGCTGTCCTTACGGTCCTTGTGGATTGCTTCCTCGACAGCTTATAATTATTTCTCTCCCTTTACTTATATAATGTTAGGAATAAGCACACGTACGATATAAAATACAGTAGTGTCTATATTCCTTTAAACTTCCAAATATACCTAAGTCTCGATGGGGATATATAGCTGAATCAAATGGTTACGGTCTGTTTTGAGACTACCATGTATTGTACACTTGTCCCAAAGTTGGATCAACCCCTGACCATCACGAGTACTCAAGCGAAGAAATATTGTACCTCTATCCAGGGACCCCGAACCCCTAGGCCTCTTCACATCTGGCATTTCCGTGATAAAATTATCGTATTAATTAGTAAAGAAGATTAATGACTCGGGTGATAATTTTATAATCAATTATTCGTACTCAACACGCATGCACGATTTCAATAACAagtatgtattatatgtattattatattgaTTAATAACTATACCTAATTATCCTAATTACAATAATTGTATGTCCCTAGAGGGATCGGCCTTACAACAAACAACCAACAATCACTTATATTACGGACCATACTAATACAGGCCTAACACACAatgtatagggtatgggaaacgtgtcgtctggacaggatacaatatatagtagtaaactatacattgtatagggtatgggaaacgtgtcgtctgaacaggatacaatatatagtagtaaactatacattgtatagggtatgggaaacgtgtcgtctgaacaggatacaatatatagtagtaaactatacattgtacagggtatgggaaacgtgtcgtctgacaGGATACaatcgtctgaacaggatacaatatataatagtaaactatacaatgtatagggtatgggaaacgtgtcgactgaacaggatacaatatataatataaaactatacattgtatagggtatgggaaacgtgtcgtctgaacaggatacaatatatagtagtaaactatacaatgtatagggtataggaaacgtgtcgtctgaaagatacaatatatatatatataaataaactatacatgtatagtatggAAACGTGTCgttgaacaggatacaatatataatagtaaactatacattgtatagggtatgggaaacgtgtcgtctgaacaggatacaaatatataatagtaaactatacattgtatagggtatggaaacgtgtcgtctgaacaggatacaatatataatagtaaactatacattgtatagggtatgggaaacgtgtcgtctgaacaggatacaatatataatagtaaactatacattgtatagggtatgggaaacgtgtcgtctgaacaggatacaatatataatagtaaactatacattgtatagggtatgggaaacgtgtcgtctgaacaggatacaatatataatagtaaactatacattgtatagggtatgggaaacgtgtcgtctgaacaggatacaatatataatagtaaactatacattgtatagggtatgggaaacgtgtcatctgaacaggatacaatatataatagtaaactatacattgtatagggtatgggaaacgtgtcgtctgaacaggatacaatatataatagtaaactatacattgtatagggtatgggaaacgtgtcgtctgaacaggatacaatatataatagtaaactatacattgtatagggtatgggaaacgtgtcgtctgaacaggatacaatatataatag
The Argopecten irradians isolate NY chromosome 9, Ai_NY, whole genome shotgun sequence DNA segment above includes these coding regions:
- the LOC138332394 gene encoding uncharacterized protein — its product is MSVRRSKLTVVTAIMTVNMLGLLMLFLTNSRSRWLSNAVDGYYSREKTFSDVSESGVYNSLKWEPVKGSVYDTMGDVREMVVRALEGDNISAQHQAPSADDINMSKHKYTDTLNFIIPVPRVSTTDRVYRLNKTIMEKHLTLKPRKYIQTVVILTPIHNSKKSLINYVREINHLEYPHHLISVVFGEDGSHDGTLTMAHEVAKDLKDFGFRRTDVLHFNITGQIGGGWSDIHHISVQYKRRKHLAQARNLLLRGGLQDEDYVLWIDSDVGSMPPDLIEQLLHADKDVVTPLCLFSSGGVDRVYDKNTWRETEDSIRNQKSLKPYELVVEGYSATLRLYLSDLRAEGRVVPLDGVGGCTLLIKAECHRKGLVFPEEIFDHHIETEGLSKMAKNMSFGVYGLPFVEVYHS